Proteins found in one Maridesulfovibrio sp. genomic segment:
- a CDS encoding ComF family protein, with amino-acid sequence MHLRLIQYLSPVVAFKNLKNIFNEKRCPACQKIHPGKGLCKVCLSLIKERPKNLCIICGEELNSPDAGELPCITCQTIPRNFSRLYFYGVHEGLLREMILGWKFNNRYCFNSPFQKFIAQTCRQIEIENLPDLIIPVPLHTSRLRERGFNQSLILAQGANRATGAALSTKALLRTRKTIPQTELSGAERRKNLHTAFHAVPALVAGRKILLVDDVYTTGSTVDECSRALLESGAKQVEVMTLARALI; translated from the coding sequence ATGCACTTGCGGCTTATTCAATACTTATCACCGGTTGTTGCGTTTAAAAACCTGAAAAATATTTTTAATGAAAAACGCTGCCCGGCCTGTCAGAAGATTCACCCCGGCAAAGGGCTGTGCAAAGTCTGCCTGTCCCTCATAAAAGAAAGACCGAAAAACCTCTGCATCATCTGCGGAGAAGAACTTAATTCCCCGGATGCGGGGGAACTGCCCTGCATAACCTGCCAGACTATCCCGCGCAATTTCAGCAGGCTGTATTTCTACGGAGTACATGAAGGTCTGCTACGCGAAATGATCCTCGGCTGGAAATTCAACAACCGATACTGTTTCAATTCCCCCTTTCAGAAATTTATAGCCCAGACCTGCCGGCAAATTGAAATAGAAAATTTACCGGATCTGATTATCCCCGTCCCTCTGCACACATCCAGATTACGTGAGCGCGGGTTCAACCAGTCCCTTATTCTAGCTCAGGGCGCGAACCGGGCCACCGGTGCGGCACTCTCCACCAAAGCCTTACTCCGAACACGCAAAACCATCCCTCAGACGGAACTGAGCGGTGCTGAAAGACGTAAAAATCTGCATACAGCATTTCACGCAGTTCCTGCGCTTGTGGCAGGCAGGAAGATCCTCCTTGTTGATGACGTGTACACCACAGGGTCTACTGTAGATGAATGCTCACGGGCATTGCTTGAGTCCGGTGCCAAGCAGGTAGAAGTGATGACCCTTGCGCGGGCCTTGATCTAA
- the proB gene encoding glutamate 5-kinase, with translation MSRTQNRIKTLKEAKRIVVKIGSAVLTTAEGINLGLICRLADQLATLHERGVDIVLVSSGAVAAGRNSIPSEAKLDDLPARQAASAIGQSRLMHEYDETFRRFGLVTSQVLLTRDDLKLRDRFLNARNTLSRLLEWRVIPIINENDTVAVQELEFGDNDTLASLILNVVEADLFVNLTSADGVFDKNPDKNPDAKPLAYIENIHNLDLDAMCDGKTAVGSGGMFSKMRAANRAAQLGVPTLILSGKDRMIIERVFNGEECGTWIVPDEKSVSRRKYWLAYHCDPAGDLVIDAGAEKALLAGGKSLLPAGISEVKGDFKAGELVRVIGQNGKSLAVGLASYSAEDIQKIKGCKSCEIESILDKCPYPEAIHRDNLLLDAAL, from the coding sequence ATGAGCAGGACGCAGAACAGGATCAAGACTCTTAAAGAAGCTAAGCGTATTGTTGTTAAAATCGGCAGCGCGGTACTAACCACGGCAGAGGGAATCAATCTCGGCCTGATCTGCCGCCTTGCCGACCAGCTGGCCACACTGCACGAACGCGGTGTGGATATTGTACTGGTTTCATCAGGAGCTGTTGCAGCCGGCAGGAATTCCATTCCGTCCGAGGCTAAACTGGATGATCTGCCTGCGCGTCAGGCGGCATCGGCCATCGGCCAGTCCCGGCTCATGCATGAATATGACGAAACCTTTCGCCGATTCGGTCTCGTTACTTCACAGGTCCTGCTTACCCGTGACGACCTAAAGCTCCGCGACCGTTTCCTCAATGCCCGCAACACTCTTTCCAGACTGCTGGAATGGCGGGTGATCCCGATCATCAACGAAAACGATACCGTGGCCGTTCAGGAACTGGAATTCGGAGATAACGACACTCTGGCCAGCCTGATTTTGAATGTTGTAGAGGCTGATCTCTTCGTAAACCTCACTTCTGCTGACGGTGTTTTCGATAAAAATCCCGATAAAAATCCTGACGCAAAACCGCTGGCCTACATCGAGAACATTCACAACCTCGATCTAGATGCCATGTGTGACGGCAAAACAGCTGTCGGTTCCGGCGGCATGTTTTCCAAGATGCGCGCAGCAAACCGTGCAGCTCAACTCGGTGTACCGACCCTGATTCTCTCGGGGAAAGACCGCATGATCATCGAACGAGTTTTTAACGGCGAAGAGTGCGGTACATGGATTGTACCGGATGAAAAATCTGTTTCCAGACGCAAATACTGGCTGGCGTATCATTGTGATCCTGCCGGTGATCTGGTCATAGATGCCGGAGCGGAGAAAGCATTGCTCGCAGGTGGAAAAAGTCTACTTCCAGCCGGGATCAGCGAAGTCAAAGGCGATTTCAAAGCCGGTGAACTGGTGCGGGTCATCGGGCAGAACGGTAAATCCTTAGCCGTAGGACTGGCCAGCTACAGTGCCGAAGACATTCAAAAAATTAAAGGATGTAAATCCTGCGAAATTGAATCCATCCTCGACAAATGCCCATACCCGGAAGCTATCCACCGGGACAATCTACTGCTGGACGCCGCTTTGTAG
- the rpmA gene encoding 50S ribosomal protein L27: protein MAHKKAGGSSKNGRDSNAQRRGVKRFGGQEVLAGNILVRQVGSKVHAGKNVGTGKDWTLFALVDGVVQYEKYVRKNRVKTRVHIVPAEA from the coding sequence ATGGCTCATAAGAAAGCGGGCGGTAGCTCGAAGAACGGTCGCGATAGTAATGCCCAAAGACGCGGTGTTAAACGTTTTGGTGGTCAGGAAGTACTGGCTGGCAACATTCTTGTTCGCCAGGTTGGTAGTAAAGTCCACGCAGGTAAAAACGTTGGTACCGGTAAAGACTGGACTTTGTTTGCACTGGTAGACGGTGTTGTGCAGTACGAAAAGTACGTGCGCAAAAACCGTGTAAAAACCAGAGTTCACATCGTTCCTGCAGAAGCCTAG
- the obgE gene encoding GTPase ObgE: MKFIDEATITVRSGKGGKGCVAFRRERFIPKGGPSGGDGGKGGDLIMRGSSKLLTLYDFRLKRVYDAKNGDPGQGRDKYGRAADDLIVDLPLGTLVYEVDPEDGSEKLIADLTEEGREIVICKGGDGGRGNIHFKSSTNQTPRQAEEGFPGEEKRIRLQLKIIADVGLLGLPNAGKSTFISKISAAKPKIAAYPFTTLVPNLGVVDDDMGSKLVIADIPGLIEGASEGLGLGHRFLKHVERTRFLVHILSAEDLSLEDPFEGFKMLDEELRIFDEEMAAKTQLRVINKIDLLSEEDLAAIKAKADEAGEKIYFISALHSDGVQELLSDMWDRFKAMNQEEADEQDAEQDQDS; this comes from the coding sequence ATGAAATTTATTGATGAAGCTACGATTACGGTTCGTTCCGGAAAAGGCGGCAAGGGCTGCGTGGCCTTCCGCAGGGAAAGATTTATACCCAAAGGCGGACCCAGCGGAGGCGATGGCGGCAAAGGCGGAGACCTTATCATGCGCGGTAGCTCCAAGCTGCTGACTCTCTACGACTTCCGCCTCAAAAGGGTTTACGACGCCAAGAACGGAGACCCCGGGCAGGGACGCGACAAATACGGTCGTGCTGCCGATGACCTGATCGTAGATCTCCCGCTCGGTACACTTGTATACGAAGTGGACCCCGAAGATGGCAGCGAAAAGCTGATCGCGGACCTTACTGAAGAAGGCCGTGAAATTGTCATCTGCAAAGGCGGTGACGGCGGTCGCGGCAACATCCACTTCAAATCCTCCACCAACCAGACCCCGCGTCAGGCTGAAGAAGGATTCCCCGGAGAGGAAAAGCGCATCCGCCTGCAACTCAAGATCATTGCGGACGTAGGCCTTCTCGGTCTGCCGAATGCAGGTAAATCCACCTTTATTTCCAAAATTTCCGCGGCAAAACCTAAAATTGCCGCCTACCCTTTCACGACCCTCGTTCCCAACCTCGGAGTTGTGGATGATGACATGGGCAGCAAGCTGGTCATCGCCGACATTCCGGGTCTGATCGAAGGAGCCAGTGAAGGGCTGGGACTGGGGCACCGCTTCCTCAAACATGTGGAACGGACCAGATTTCTCGTGCATATCCTCAGCGCGGAGGACTTGAGCCTTGAGGATCCTTTTGAAGGATTCAAAATGCTTGATGAAGAACTGCGCATTTTTGATGAGGAAATGGCCGCGAAAACCCAGCTGCGGGTCATCAACAAAATCGACCTGCTTTCTGAAGAAGACCTTGCAGCGATCAAGGCAAAAGCTGATGAAGCAGGCGAGAAAATTTATTTCATATCCGCTCTCCACAGCGATGGGGTTCAGGAACTCCTGAGTGACATGTGGGACAGATTCAAAGCCATGAATCAAGAGGAAGCAGATGAGCAGGACGCAGAACAGGATCAAGACTCTTAA
- the rplU gene encoding 50S ribosomal protein L21, which yields MYAIIETGGKQFRVEEGLELNVQKMDAEAGTKVDLDKILLIGQGEDVKIGAPYVEGAKVSCTVVEHGRDKKIIVFKKRRRKDSQTKQGHRQDYTRIKVEAIQA from the coding sequence ATGTATGCAATAATTGAGACTGGCGGCAAGCAGTTCCGCGTTGAAGAAGGCCTGGAACTCAACGTCCAGAAAATGGACGCTGAAGCAGGCACTAAAGTCGATCTGGATAAAATTCTTCTTATCGGTCAGGGCGAAGACGTTAAAATCGGCGCTCCTTATGTTGAAGGTGCGAAGGTTTCCTGCACAGTAGTTGAACATGGTCGTGATAAAAAGATCATCGTTTTCAAAAAAAGACGCAGGAAAGACTCTCAGACCAAACAGGGTCATCGTCAGGACTACACAAGAATCAAAGTGGAAGCCATTCAGGCTTAA
- a CDS encoding DUF5714 domain-containing protein produces the protein MPFNISEWTRIIHAQTPVYIRPESPDWFVPTPSGDSLLSDMQKNPGRELGLEEKRFLMRLPDAAEKSYPGRYALLKTKTLRELWFHITDNCNMSCSHCLFSSSPQTKRELPAERVLELTAQAEKLGCRMFALTGGEPLVHKGLDRILNRMLEIESSHVAVLTNGLAVKKFFSAHRYDFSRLHLQISVDGIGKTHDKLRGKGMFASLEKSLNWLSAEGIPFTLSMCVTKSNVEEMKEVVEFAAETGASNVHFMWYFVRGRGEYEQFVEPERIYPHLLKAWETGERTGVTIDNVEAVKSMIFAPCGTVHDGSTAGWESLAVGPDEKLYPSAATVGIDEISTCINNDLGLAWKKSTVLEELRKSSGKNLSTPFKLILGGGDTDHSYMHKSSFTGDDPYSSLYEKLALELICRKAAQSLQNEKPGLLLKMGDRLDRCSGHGEVALTHTNCLLAVAGNNSLAIVKDFYTEAADKAKEDILNPACYHPDIMSHIPEQFRFRGYGCGSPVMDAGITEGEHVVDLGSGRGIECFIAAKQVGRNGKVTGIDMLDPMLDHAREGQAAVAEKLGYNNMDFRKGYLETLPIDENCADLLLSNCVLNLSTDKRRTFAEMFRVLKPGGRLTVSDVVCETEPGPEIRNDDTLHGECIAGAQTQKNLCGLLEEAGFESLMMIKRFPYRTVGGHQFYSLTFSARKPIATEMVKTVYRGPLSTAVTPAGSILIPGSVAEISRQEADLLGEQLFIINEEGAVDNVFIGESCCPTPDSFDKPEANKQPEQKHANISMKTMAGCMVCGAELEYLTEYREMTCAFCGEKHEANGHCVNDHFVCDKCHSEDGMAVLPHLLKSSTEKDMIALLVKARNHPAIPMHGPEHHALVPGVIAAAYRNCGGAIDDRVIDTAVSRGSKIAGGFCGFMGVCGAAIGVGTAMSAILEATPLTASKRSIVQKGTLSALKLISEIEAPRCCQRDSWLALKAAAQASEEVLGLQLKADTHILCDQMNTNKECMGQNCPVIRNNKGNQPPVIQLLGSITDSEKKV, from the coding sequence TTGCCCTTTAATATTTCAGAATGGACCCGCATTATCCACGCTCAGACTCCTGTTTACATCCGGCCGGAATCGCCGGACTGGTTTGTTCCCACCCCTTCGGGGGACTCTTTGCTCAGCGATATGCAGAAGAATCCAGGCAGGGAACTGGGCTTGGAAGAAAAGCGTTTCCTGATGCGTCTGCCCGATGCTGCGGAAAAATCCTATCCCGGCAGATATGCATTGCTGAAAACAAAAACACTGCGTGAACTCTGGTTTCACATTACTGACAATTGCAATATGTCCTGTTCCCACTGCCTGTTCTCATCCTCCCCGCAGACCAAACGGGAGTTGCCTGCAGAACGGGTACTGGAGCTTACTGCGCAGGCGGAAAAACTGGGTTGCAGAATGTTCGCCCTCACTGGCGGGGAACCGCTGGTCCACAAAGGGCTGGACCGGATTCTAAACCGCATGTTGGAGATCGAGTCCAGCCATGTAGCCGTGCTGACCAACGGTCTGGCTGTAAAAAAATTCTTCTCCGCCCACCGGTATGATTTCAGCCGCCTGCACTTACAGATAAGCGTGGACGGCATAGGAAAAACCCACGACAAGCTTCGCGGCAAAGGTATGTTTGCCTCTCTCGAAAAGTCGCTGAACTGGCTTTCAGCTGAAGGAATTCCCTTCACCCTTTCCATGTGCGTGACCAAATCCAACGTGGAAGAGATGAAGGAGGTGGTTGAATTCGCTGCCGAAACCGGAGCCTCCAATGTTCATTTCATGTGGTATTTTGTACGCGGACGCGGTGAATACGAACAATTTGTTGAGCCGGAAAGGATTTACCCTCACCTTTTGAAAGCGTGGGAAACCGGCGAAAGAACCGGAGTGACTATTGATAATGTTGAAGCGGTCAAAAGCATGATTTTCGCGCCTTGCGGAACTGTGCATGACGGTTCAACTGCCGGGTGGGAATCCCTTGCCGTAGGCCCGGATGAGAAGCTCTACCCTTCCGCTGCAACCGTCGGCATAGACGAGATATCCACCTGTATTAATAATGACTTAGGACTAGCATGGAAGAAAAGCACCGTTCTTGAAGAGTTACGTAAAAGCAGTGGTAAAAATCTCAGCACCCCATTCAAATTGATCCTCGGCGGTGGCGACACTGATCACAGCTACATGCATAAAAGCAGCTTCACCGGGGATGATCCGTACAGCTCTCTTTACGAAAAACTTGCGCTGGAATTAATCTGCCGAAAGGCAGCGCAATCACTTCAAAATGAAAAACCCGGGCTGTTATTGAAAATGGGAGACAGGCTGGACCGCTGCTCGGGGCATGGCGAAGTGGCTTTAACCCACACCAACTGCCTGCTGGCCGTTGCCGGAAACAACAGCCTTGCCATAGTCAAAGATTTTTATACCGAAGCCGCGGATAAAGCCAAAGAAGATATCCTTAATCCCGCCTGCTACCACCCCGATATAATGAGTCATATACCGGAACAATTCCGTTTCCGGGGCTATGGCTGCGGTTCACCGGTTATGGACGCAGGAATCACTGAAGGCGAACACGTTGTTGATCTGGGAAGCGGACGGGGCATCGAGTGTTTCATAGCCGCCAAACAGGTGGGACGAAACGGAAAAGTAACCGGGATAGACATGCTTGATCCCATGCTGGACCATGCCCGAGAAGGTCAGGCCGCTGTCGCGGAAAAACTCGGCTATAACAACATGGATTTCCGCAAAGGATATCTTGAGACACTGCCTATCGATGAAAACTGCGCCGACCTTCTGCTTTCCAACTGTGTGCTGAACCTTTCCACCGACAAACGGCGTACCTTTGCGGAGATGTTCCGGGTACTTAAACCCGGAGGAAGATTGACCGTATCCGATGTGGTCTGCGAAACGGAGCCGGGCCCCGAGATACGCAATGACGACACGCTGCACGGAGAATGCATCGCCGGAGCACAGACCCAGAAAAATCTCTGCGGACTGCTTGAAGAAGCAGGATTCGAGTCTCTGATGATGATCAAACGCTTTCCCTACCGGACTGTGGGCGGACACCAATTTTATTCCCTGACTTTTTCAGCCCGCAAGCCTATTGCGACTGAAATGGTCAAGACTGTTTATCGCGGACCGCTGTCCACAGCCGTTACACCAGCCGGGAGCATCCTTATTCCGGGGAGTGTGGCTGAAATTTCAAGGCAGGAAGCTGATCTGCTTGGGGAACAACTTTTTATTATAAATGAAGAAGGTGCGGTGGACAATGTTTTCATCGGCGAATCCTGCTGCCCCACCCCGGATTCATTTGATAAACCCGAAGCAAACAAACAGCCTGAACAAAAACATGCGAATATTTCCATGAAAACAATGGCAGGCTGCATGGTCTGCGGCGCAGAGCTGGAATACCTGACCGAATACCGCGAAATGACCTGCGCCTTCTGTGGAGAGAAGCACGAGGCCAACGGGCATTGCGTTAATGATCATTTTGTTTGCGACAAATGCCACAGCGAAGACGGCATGGCTGTACTGCCCCATCTGCTGAAATCCAGCACGGAAAAGGACATGATCGCCCTGCTTGTAAAGGCTCGCAACCACCCGGCAATACCCATGCACGGACCGGAACACCATGCTCTGGTTCCGGGCGTAATTGCGGCAGCCTACAGAAACTGCGGCGGAGCTATTGACGACAGGGTCATAGATACGGCAGTATCACGCGGTTCCAAGATCGCCGGAGGATTTTGCGGATTCATGGGAGTCTGCGGTGCAGCCATCGGTGTGGGAACGGCCATGAGTGCCATTCTGGAGGCAACCCCGTTAACAGCGTCTAAACGCTCCATTGTCCAGAAAGGTACTCTTAGCGCCCTTAAACTGATTTCGGAGATAGAAGCTCCGCGCTGCTGCCAGCGCGACAGCTGGCTGGCTCTTAAGGCGGCGGCACAGGCATCCGAGGAAGTTCTGGGCTTGCAGTTAAAAGCTGATACGCATATACTATGTGATCAGATGAACACCAATAAAGAATGCATGGGACAAAATTGCCCGGTAATTAGAAACAATAAGGGCAATCAACCACCTGTGATTCAACTTCTGGGGTCGATAACAGATTCTGAAAAAAAAGTATAA